One window of the Candidatus Woesearchaeota archaeon genome contains the following:
- a CDS encoding N-acetylmuramoyl-L-alanine amidase produces the protein MALRSLKGKKGDANEQVLWVLGEMLFVVTFGVAVFTWLSSLEKDTTLEKNYLARDLSLVVGAAYSSPGGLEYEYAQTLVNLSDYNFFFKSQILSVSEKADKKKGSLYYWYADNKISKSFLDKELDGPATIKVCNSGGEVVVGEEECLSVVLPKCPEAETKLDRKPVIMLDPVFGGAETGKTSPDGTAKEAEIARKIALSLQNYDVAGHFTIIPTRDLNFDLADDQTMTIDDRKELLSRTSYDVLVKISIGEYSDDRTAVKVWVPDFAIRNMLNEKMGCNIGNMLLQNVPDIASASPPIEKIDPLLNLKEEPGVVAIELELGNINSPDAELLSAPGKTAKAIYDALKFYYGID, from the coding sequence ATGGCGCTGAGAAGCCTCAAAGGCAAGAAAGGGGATGCCAATGAGCAGGTACTTTGGGTACTTGGGGAAATGCTATTCGTGGTAACCTTCGGGGTGGCTGTTTTCACCTGGCTTTCTTCGCTGGAAAAAGACACTACCCTTGAGAAGAATTACCTGGCCAGGGACCTGAGCCTGGTTGTTGGCGCAGCCTACTCTTCACCGGGCGGGCTTGAATATGAATATGCGCAGACCCTCGTCAACCTGTCTGACTATAATTTCTTTTTCAAATCGCAAATTCTTTCTGTCAGCGAAAAAGCCGACAAGAAGAAAGGAAGCCTGTATTACTGGTATGCCGACAATAAAATCAGCAAGTCGTTTCTTGACAAGGAGCTTGACGGGCCAGCGACAATCAAGGTATGCAATTCTGGCGGAGAAGTGGTTGTTGGTGAAGAAGAATGCCTGAGCGTTGTCCTGCCAAAATGCCCCGAGGCTGAGACAAAGCTTGACAGAAAGCCTGTAATCATGCTGGACCCGGTGTTTGGAGGGGCAGAGACAGGCAAGACAAGCCCTGATGGCACCGCCAAGGAGGCTGAGATTGCGAGAAAAATAGCGCTTTCCCTTCAAAATTATGATGTGGCAGGGCATTTTACCATTATTCCCACAAGGGACCTGAATTTTGACCTTGCTGATGACCAAACCATGACAATTGACGACAGAAAAGAATTGCTTTCAAGGACAAGCTATGACGTGCTGGTGAAAATCAGCATTGGCGAATACAGCGATGACAGGACTGCTGTAAAGGTCTGGGTCCCGGATTTTGCAATAAGGAACATGCTCAATGAAAAAATGGGGTGCAATATCGGCAACATGCTCCTGCAAAATGTCCCTGACATTGCCTCAGCAAGCCCGCCGATTGAAAAAATTGACCCATTGCTTAACCTGAAGGAAGAGCCAGGCGTTGTGGCAATTGAGCTGGAGCTTGGAAACATTAACAGCCCTGATGCAGAGCTGCTGTCGGCTCCTGGAAAAACCGCAAAGGCGATCTATGACGCACTGAAATTTTACTATGGAATCGATTAA
- a CDS encoding DUF2240 family protein: MIKVPIEDIRKRISEQAKLSEAEIDTRIEKKMEQLSGLISREGAAHIIANELGVRLFEVPSSGPVQIKNIMAGMKSVETAGRVQQVYEVRNFNANGREGKVGSFVLADETGNIRVVLWNDQVSNMDGLKQGQIVKLESAYAKDNRGRKELHINDRSKLVVNPLGIRVAEAVSSAAERPKATRKSLKDLSENDDNVEIAGTIVQAFNIRFFEVCPSCGRRAKERGEDGFYCDQHARVEPQYSYVLNTVLDDGTGTIRSVMFRNQVERLLGKSADEMKLYREAPEEFENVKRDLIGNMVKFIGRVNKNEMFDRLEFVANMVFTDINPEDEIKRLEAEIEATKKEKDIKNIEDI, encoded by the coding sequence ATGATTAAGGTTCCTATCGAAGACATAAGAAAAAGAATTTCTGAACAGGCCAAGCTTTCCGAGGCTGAAATTGACACCCGCATCGAGAAGAAGATGGAACAGCTTTCTGGCTTAATTTCAAGGGAGGGGGCTGCGCATATCATCGCGAATGAGCTTGGAGTCAGGCTTTTCGAAGTGCCTTCAAGCGGGCCTGTGCAAATCAAGAACATAATGGCCGGCATGAAAAGCGTTGAGACTGCCGGAAGGGTCCAGCAGGTTTATGAAGTCAGGAATTTCAATGCCAATGGCAGGGAGGGGAAAGTAGGCTCGTTTGTTCTCGCTGATGAGACTGGGAATATAAGGGTTGTGCTGTGGAATGACCAGGTCAGCAACATGGATGGCCTGAAACAGGGGCAGATTGTCAAGCTCGAAAGCGCATATGCCAAAGACAACAGGGGGAGAAAAGAGCTTCACATAAATGACAGGAGCAAGCTTGTTGTGAATCCACTGGGGATTAGGGTGGCTGAGGCTGTGAGTTCGGCAGCGGAACGGCCAAAAGCGACAAGGAAAAGCCTGAAAGACCTTTCTGAAAATGATGACAATGTTGAAATTGCAGGCACTATAGTCCAGGCTTTCAATATAAGATTTTTTGAAGTATGCCCAAGCTGCGGCAGAAGGGCCAAGGAAAGGGGCGAAGACGGATTCTATTGCGACCAGCATGCGAGGGTTGAGCCGCAGTATTCTTATGTGCTCAACACTGTTTTGGATGATGGCACTGGAACCATAAGGTCAGTAATGTTCAGAAACCAGGTGGAAAGGCTGCTGGGCAAAAGCGCGGATGAAATGAAGCTGTACAGGGAAGCGCCTGAAGAATTTGAAAATGTAAAGCGCGACCTCATCGGGAATATGGTTAAGTTCATTGGCAGGGTCAACAAGAATGAAATGTTTGACAGGCTCGAGTTTGTGGCAAATATGGTGTTTACAGACATTAATCCAGAAGATGAAATAAAAAGGCTTGAAGCTGAGATTGAGGCCACAAAAAAAGAAAAGGACATAAAAAACATAGAGGATATCTAA